A part of Onthophagus taurus isolate NC chromosome 7, IU_Otau_3.0, whole genome shotgun sequence genomic DNA contains:
- the LOC111413820 gene encoding uncharacterized protein, translated as MNNFDLIENIRLRRPLWDKTTWDKVDVIAREELWSEVASKMDTSKEIVKTRWKNLRDSYRKIMRKLENLETDDPKWSYFKAMEFMKDITLSVRARSHDISLKKADGTLEPDYSITLLSTSAEDSVDPLQMGFHHHLRPPFHIKQEAGTGRRRHATEDLVTHFLDLDADKHEHEKQLARLAVHEDDDYQFLVSLYPHLKQVPVNRKLMLRMKIEHLIYNEVYLQNTTVTTQTCNPFHA; from the exons ATGAATAATTTCGACCTCATAGAAAATATACGCCTCAGGCGTCCCTTATGGGACAAGACGACCTGGGACAAAGTCGATGTCATCGCCAGAGAGGAACTCTGGAGTGAGGTTGCTTCTAAAATGGATACCTCAA AAGAAATAGTGAAAACGCGATGGAAGAACTTGCGAGACTCCTATCGTAAGATCATGCGCAAATTGGAAAATCTAGAAACCGACGATCCCAAATGGTCGTACTTCAAAGCCATGGAATTCATGAAGGACATTACGCTGAGCGTTCGTGCCAGGAGTCACGATATCTCCTTAAAGAAGGCCGACGGCACCCTGGAACCCGACTATTCCATCACCCTTCTCTCCACCTCAGCGGAAGACAGCGTCGATCCCCTTCAAATGGGTTTTCACCACCACCTCAGACCGCCGTTCCATATCAAACAGGAGGCGGGCACGGGAAGACGTCGTCACGCCACTGAAGATTTAGTGACGCATTTTTTGGACCTAGACGCCGACAAACACGAGCACGAAAAGCAACTAGCTAGGTTAGCGGTCCATGAGGACGATGACTATCAGTTTTTAGTGAGTTTATATCCTCACTTAAAACAAGTACCTGTCAACAGGAAACTGATGCTAAGGATGAAAATCGAACACTTAATTTACAACGAGGTTTATCTTCAAAACACAACCGTCACCACACAGACTTGTAATCCTTTTCATGCATAG